From the genome of Palaemon carinicauda isolate YSFRI2023 chromosome 6, ASM3689809v2, whole genome shotgun sequence, one region includes:
- the LOC137642282 gene encoding uncharacterized protein, with protein sequence MVKQLIHGSIKNYVLEYRDFEFIVAQTIYQVNRRPVAFVEGLRDESNDFIPDPITPERLIYGYDRISLNLIPSLQPDPEMDSEWIANKEPLLHIKESYNKLKNVRKALTETYNNEFLAHLMKQAVNVKSRYKPVTHKRLKPGDIVLIKEENCKPFNYPMAVVKETVINTIGETTNAILLKGRTRELVKHHVSSLIPILSVNEMHVNSDQSGKSVITDDSFQIVNKVRRKAAMESESRTKNMLINE encoded by the coding sequence ATGGTGAAGCAACTAATTCATGGCTCTATTAAAAATTACGTGTTGGAATACAGAGATTTTGAGTTCATTGTTGCTCAAACAATTTATCAAGTCAATCGTAGACCTGTTGCATTTGTTGAAGGATTGAGAGATGAAAGTAATGACTTTATTCCAGACCCGATAACTCCTGAAAGACTTATCTATGGTTATGATAGGATCTCTCTTAATCTTATCCCCTCTTTGCAGCCAGACCCAGAAATGGATTCTGAATGGATTGCAAATAAGGAGCCACTATTGCACATTAAAGAGAgctataataaattgaaaaatgtacgAAAGGCTCTGACTGAAacctataataatgaatttttggcTCATTTAATGAAGCAAGCAGTCAACGTTAAGAGTAGATACAAACCCGTTACGCATAAACGACTAAAACCAGGTGATATTGTattgataaaagaagaaaattgtaaaccctTTAATTATCCAATGGCGGTGGTGAAGGAGACAGTAATAAACACTATTGGGGAGACAACTAATGCAATTTTATTGAAAGGTAGAACTCGCGAATTAGTAAAGCATCATGTAAGCTCTTTGATTCCAATTTTAAGTGTAAATGAAATGCATGTAAATTCTGATCAGTCTGGGAAATCTGTTATTACTGATGACTCTTTTCAGATTGTAAATAAGGTGCGACGGAAAGCCGCCATGGAAAGTGAAAGCAGAACTAAAAATATGCTTATTAATGAATAA